From a single Lacerta agilis isolate rLacAgi1 chromosome 3, rLacAgi1.pri, whole genome shotgun sequence genomic region:
- the POLH gene encoding DNA polymerase eta isoform X1, which translates to MSRGRERVVALADMDCFYMQVEQRLEPSLRGKPCAVVQYKTWKGGGIIAVSYEARAFGVTRNMFAADAKKLCPDLLLARVPEAHGKADLTKYREASVEVMEVMSRFAVIERASIDEAYMDLTSAVQERLQKMKGQAIVAELLATTYVQGWPDSLAAEENTGNKEELRERGLRQWLESLPFGDPSSPELQLTVGAVIMEEMRAAVESVTGFRCSAGISHNKVLAKLACGLNKPNRQTLVSQGSVPQLFSKMPISNIRNLGGKLGASITELLGVEYVGELIQFSESHLQTHFGEKTGSWLYDLCRGMEHEPVKPRQLPKSIGCSKNFRGKTALVTQKQVQHWLLQLALELEERLNKDRDQNNRVAKQLTIGIRMQGCKHANGLSRCCALANYDAHKISRDAFVLIQNCNTAGGQQAAWSPPITLLQLSASKFSEARASSVNITSFLTTDSQGTQATCSSPNGKSIESPKKETLRKTTNSIQMLFQRAVEKKQAQTMARNSLPGVSSESTLPSIPESSICQDKRLTPINSQIPKAPAEQSITRSNPDCMQKQLSVEQSLASSEAGLLEIPLETELPEVSSELPDLCKEKEVHPATGISQVGADSWALHPCTGDTMLCEKCNQQVLVWEFTEHSDYHFAVELQNSLSGTDSFRPSLPPTSPPAKGKSKQKTPTASKAKRPRQSTDRTLDFFFKRPPP; encoded by the exons ATGTCTCGCGGGCGGGAGCGGGTGGTAGCTTTGGCGGACATGGACTGCTTCTACATGCAGGTGGAGCAGCGCCTGGAGCCCAGCCTGCGAGGGAAGCCGTGCGCCGTGGTGCAGTACAAGACGTGGAAAGGCGGCGG AATCATTGCAGTGAGCTACGAAGCTCGTGCTTTTGGAGTTACCAGAAACATGTTTGCTGCTGATGCAAAGAAACTATGTCCGGATCTCCTGCTAGCACGAGTACCAGAAGCCCATGGTAAAGCGGATCTCACCAA GTACCGAGAAGCCAGCGTGGAGGTGATGGAAGTGATGTCACGCTTTGCTGTGATTGAACGTGCCAGCATTGATGAAGCCTACATGGATTTAACTAGCGCTGTGCAGGAAAGACTTCAGAAGATGAAAGGGCAGGCTATTGTAGCAGAGCTGTTGGCAACTACCTACGTCCAAGGATGGCCAGACAGCCTCGCAGCAGAAGAGAATACAGGCAACAAAG AAGAACTGCGGGAACGTGGTTTGCGACAGTGGCTTGAATCATTGCCTTTCGGAGATCCCAGCAGTCCAGAGCTGCAGCTGACTGTGGGAGCTGTCATTATGGAAGAAATGAGGGCAGCTGTGGAATCTGTCACTGGATTTAGGTGTTCCGCTGGCATTTCTCACAACAAG GTATTAGCAAAGCTGGCCTGTGGCCTCAACAAGCCTAATCGTCAGACTTTGGTGTCACAGGGTTCCGTCCCTCAGCTCTTTAGCAAGATGCCAATCAGCAACAT CCGCAATCTTGGAGGGAAGCTTGGGGCCTCTATCACTGAACTTCTGGGAGTGGAGTATGTAGGAGAGCTGATCCAGTTCAGTGAATCACATCTTCAAACCCACTTTGGAGAGAAGACTGG CTCCTGGTTGTATGACTTGTGCAGAGGGATGGAGCATGAGCCTGTGAAACCTAGACAATTGCCCAAATCCATTGGCTGTAGTAAGAATTTCCGTGGAAAAACAGCTTTGGTTACTCAGAAGCAG GTGCAGCATTGGCTTCTGCAGCTGGCCTTGGAGCTGGAGGAGAGACTGAACAAGGACAGAGATCAA AACAACCGGGTCGCTAAACAGCTGACTATTGGGATCCGTATGCAGGGCTGTAAACATGCCAATGGCTTATCCCGCTGCTGTGCCTTAGCAAATTATGATGCCCATAAAATCAGCAGAGATGCTTTTGTGCTAATCCAGAACTGCAATACTGCAGGAGGCCAGCAGGCTGCATG GTCTCCCCCAATTACACTTCTTCAGCTTTCTGCAAGCAAGTTTTCAGAAGCTCGTGCTTCCTCTGTGAACATTACTTCCTTCCTGACGACTGACAGCCAAGGTACCCAAGCCACTTGCAGCAGCCCAAATGGCAAGTCTATTGAAAGCCCCAAAAAGGAGACCCTCAGGAAGACAACCAATTCTATTCAGATGCTTTTTCAGAGGGCAGTGGAAAAGAAACAGGCCCAGACTATGGCCAGGAACTCTCTTCCTGGTGTCAGCAGTGAAAGCACCTTACCATCAATACCAGAGTCCAGTATCTGTCAGGATAAACGACTCACCCCCATTAACAGTCAGATTCCAAAAGCTCCTGCGGAACAAAGTATCACCAGGAGCAACCCAGACTGCATGCAGAAACAGCTCTCGGTAGAACAGTCTTTGGCCAGCTCCGAAGCAGGGCTCCTGGAGATCCCTTTAGAAACAGAATTGCCTGAGGTCTCTTCAGAGCTCCCTGATCTGTGCAAGGAAAAGGAAGTGCATCCTGCTACTGGAATTTCCCAGGTAGGGGCTGATAGTTGGGCTCTTCATCCTTGTACTGGTGACACGATGCTGTGCGAGAAATGTAATCAACAGGTGTTGGTATGGGAGTTCACAGAACACTCTGACTACCACTTTGCTGTGGAGCTGCAGAATTCTCTCTCAGGAACTGACTCCTTCAGGCCATCTTTGCCTCCCACCAGCCCTCCAGCTAAGGGCAAAAGTAAACAGAAGACACCCACAGCCTCCAAGGCCAAAAGGCCAAGGCAAAGCACAGATAGGACtttggatttcttttttaagaggCCACCTCCTTAG
- the POLH gene encoding DNA polymerase eta isoform X2: protein MRIIAVSYEARAFGVTRNMFAADAKKLCPDLLLARVPEAHGKADLTKYREASVEVMEVMSRFAVIERASIDEAYMDLTSAVQERLQKMKGQAIVAELLATTYVQGWPDSLAAEENTGNKEELRERGLRQWLESLPFGDPSSPELQLTVGAVIMEEMRAAVESVTGFRCSAGISHNKVLAKLACGLNKPNRQTLVSQGSVPQLFSKMPISNIRNLGGKLGASITELLGVEYVGELIQFSESHLQTHFGEKTGSWLYDLCRGMEHEPVKPRQLPKSIGCSKNFRGKTALVTQKQVQHWLLQLALELEERLNKDRDQNNRVAKQLTIGIRMQGCKHANGLSRCCALANYDAHKISRDAFVLIQNCNTAGGQQAAWSPPITLLQLSASKFSEARASSVNITSFLTTDSQGTQATCSSPNGKSIESPKKETLRKTTNSIQMLFQRAVEKKQAQTMARNSLPGVSSESTLPSIPESSICQDKRLTPINSQIPKAPAEQSITRSNPDCMQKQLSVEQSLASSEAGLLEIPLETELPEVSSELPDLCKEKEVHPATGISQVGADSWALHPCTGDTMLCEKCNQQVLVWEFTEHSDYHFAVELQNSLSGTDSFRPSLPPTSPPAKGKSKQKTPTASKAKRPRQSTDRTLDFFFKRPPP from the exons Atgag AATCATTGCAGTGAGCTACGAAGCTCGTGCTTTTGGAGTTACCAGAAACATGTTTGCTGCTGATGCAAAGAAACTATGTCCGGATCTCCTGCTAGCACGAGTACCAGAAGCCCATGGTAAAGCGGATCTCACCAA GTACCGAGAAGCCAGCGTGGAGGTGATGGAAGTGATGTCACGCTTTGCTGTGATTGAACGTGCCAGCATTGATGAAGCCTACATGGATTTAACTAGCGCTGTGCAGGAAAGACTTCAGAAGATGAAAGGGCAGGCTATTGTAGCAGAGCTGTTGGCAACTACCTACGTCCAAGGATGGCCAGACAGCCTCGCAGCAGAAGAGAATACAGGCAACAAAG AAGAACTGCGGGAACGTGGTTTGCGACAGTGGCTTGAATCATTGCCTTTCGGAGATCCCAGCAGTCCAGAGCTGCAGCTGACTGTGGGAGCTGTCATTATGGAAGAAATGAGGGCAGCTGTGGAATCTGTCACTGGATTTAGGTGTTCCGCTGGCATTTCTCACAACAAG GTATTAGCAAAGCTGGCCTGTGGCCTCAACAAGCCTAATCGTCAGACTTTGGTGTCACAGGGTTCCGTCCCTCAGCTCTTTAGCAAGATGCCAATCAGCAACAT CCGCAATCTTGGAGGGAAGCTTGGGGCCTCTATCACTGAACTTCTGGGAGTGGAGTATGTAGGAGAGCTGATCCAGTTCAGTGAATCACATCTTCAAACCCACTTTGGAGAGAAGACTGG CTCCTGGTTGTATGACTTGTGCAGAGGGATGGAGCATGAGCCTGTGAAACCTAGACAATTGCCCAAATCCATTGGCTGTAGTAAGAATTTCCGTGGAAAAACAGCTTTGGTTACTCAGAAGCAG GTGCAGCATTGGCTTCTGCAGCTGGCCTTGGAGCTGGAGGAGAGACTGAACAAGGACAGAGATCAA AACAACCGGGTCGCTAAACAGCTGACTATTGGGATCCGTATGCAGGGCTGTAAACATGCCAATGGCTTATCCCGCTGCTGTGCCTTAGCAAATTATGATGCCCATAAAATCAGCAGAGATGCTTTTGTGCTAATCCAGAACTGCAATACTGCAGGAGGCCAGCAGGCTGCATG GTCTCCCCCAATTACACTTCTTCAGCTTTCTGCAAGCAAGTTTTCAGAAGCTCGTGCTTCCTCTGTGAACATTACTTCCTTCCTGACGACTGACAGCCAAGGTACCCAAGCCACTTGCAGCAGCCCAAATGGCAAGTCTATTGAAAGCCCCAAAAAGGAGACCCTCAGGAAGACAACCAATTCTATTCAGATGCTTTTTCAGAGGGCAGTGGAAAAGAAACAGGCCCAGACTATGGCCAGGAACTCTCTTCCTGGTGTCAGCAGTGAAAGCACCTTACCATCAATACCAGAGTCCAGTATCTGTCAGGATAAACGACTCACCCCCATTAACAGTCAGATTCCAAAAGCTCCTGCGGAACAAAGTATCACCAGGAGCAACCCAGACTGCATGCAGAAACAGCTCTCGGTAGAACAGTCTTTGGCCAGCTCCGAAGCAGGGCTCCTGGAGATCCCTTTAGAAACAGAATTGCCTGAGGTCTCTTCAGAGCTCCCTGATCTGTGCAAGGAAAAGGAAGTGCATCCTGCTACTGGAATTTCCCAGGTAGGGGCTGATAGTTGGGCTCTTCATCCTTGTACTGGTGACACGATGCTGTGCGAGAAATGTAATCAACAGGTGTTGGTATGGGAGTTCACAGAACACTCTGACTACCACTTTGCTGTGGAGCTGCAGAATTCTCTCTCAGGAACTGACTCCTTCAGGCCATCTTTGCCTCCCACCAGCCCTCCAGCTAAGGGCAAAAGTAAACAGAAGACACCCACAGCCTCCAAGGCCAAAAGGCCAAGGCAAAGCACAGATAGGACtttggatttcttttttaagaggCCACCTCCTTAG